One Clavibacter zhangzhiyongii genomic region harbors:
- a CDS encoding nitroreductase family protein, which produces MEFLDVLRARKTTNGAFLPDPVSEEHQRLLMEVAGRAPSQLNSQPWRFVLVEERDTIERIADISGESMTETMSNGTFFERYKHYFRFSQEEMDSRRDGMLFDRLPAPLRPFTKQAFTPRGQKLMNSLRVPQTLGRENRRLVAGSPLLIGVMLDRGEERPESLASFYSTFSMGAAMENVWLTTVEIGMGIQFISFPMEIREQWTRVEELLRVPPELQLMAVYRLGYLPPEARRPAIDWSSRERKRPSQYVFRGTCDTPQEGWDEAAPR; this is translated from the coding sequence ATGGAGTTCCTCGACGTCCTGCGCGCCCGGAAGACCACCAACGGCGCCTTCCTCCCCGACCCGGTGAGCGAGGAGCACCAGCGCCTCCTCATGGAGGTCGCCGGCCGCGCGCCCTCGCAGCTCAACAGCCAGCCGTGGCGCTTCGTGCTCGTCGAGGAGCGCGACACCATCGAGCGGATCGCCGACATCAGCGGCGAGAGCATGACCGAGACGATGTCGAACGGCACCTTCTTCGAGCGCTACAAGCACTACTTCCGCTTCTCGCAGGAGGAGATGGACAGCCGCCGCGACGGCATGCTCTTCGACAGGCTGCCCGCGCCGCTGCGCCCCTTCACCAAGCAGGCGTTCACCCCGCGCGGCCAGAAGCTGATGAACTCGCTGCGGGTCCCCCAGACGCTCGGCCGCGAGAACCGCCGGCTGGTCGCGGGCAGCCCGCTGCTCATCGGCGTGATGCTCGACCGCGGCGAGGAGCGGCCCGAGTCGCTCGCGTCCTTCTACTCGACGTTCTCGATGGGCGCCGCGATGGAGAACGTGTGGCTGACGACGGTGGAGATCGGCATGGGCATCCAGTTCATCTCGTTCCCGATGGAGATCCGCGAGCAGTGGACCCGCGTCGAGGAGCTGCTGCGCGTGCCGCCGGAGCTCCAGCTCATGGCCGTCTACCGGCTCGGCTACCTGCCGCCGGAGGCCCGCCGACCCGCGATCGACTGGTCGAGCCGCGAGCGCAAGCGCCCCTCGCAGTACGTCTTCCGCGGCACGTGCGACACCCCGCAGGAGGGGTGGGACGAGGCCGCGCCGCGCTGA
- a CDS encoding ATP-binding protein, whose amino-acid sequence MTETTRSLTLQSPPDDVDAVHELVAGLWDARPDVGDLDRMAFETALIELASNVIEHADHGQGVTCVVSVTVEGDVMRARLADGSEPGDFRLVPRDMPGEDAESGRGLAMVQLLCDELTYERVGDENVWSVRRTRSEPEAS is encoded by the coding sequence GTGACTGAGACGACGCGCAGCCTCACCCTCCAGTCCCCGCCCGACGACGTCGACGCCGTGCACGAGCTCGTCGCCGGCCTCTGGGACGCCCGACCCGACGTGGGCGACCTCGACCGGATGGCGTTCGAGACGGCCCTCATCGAGCTCGCCTCCAACGTGATCGAGCACGCCGACCACGGGCAGGGCGTCACCTGCGTCGTGAGCGTCACCGTCGAGGGCGACGTCATGCGCGCGCGCCTGGCCGACGGATCCGAGCCCGGCGACTTCCGCCTCGTGCCCCGCGACATGCCGGGGGAGGACGCCGAGTCCGGCCGCGGCCTCGCGATGGTCCAGCTCCTCTGCGACGAGCTGACGTACGAGCGGGTCGGCGACGAGAACGTGTGGAGCGTGCGCCGGACCCGGAGCGAGCCCGAGGCGTCCTGA
- a CDS encoding ice-binding family protein has product MHQSRHACTSSSRRSRSGALAVASLAVAVAAVAAGGLGAALLAPASAFAATATVGLGTAASYSVLAGQGVTSTGPTTLAADLGTSPSAAVTGFPPGVVGGATHAADAAAGQAQSDLTTAYDDAAGRPTTAAVPADLVGATLTPGVYTAGGPLGLTGTVTLDAQGDPAAVFVIQAPSTLTTGSSSRVALVDGAQACNVFWQVSSSASLGTNSGFAGSILALTSISVGTGATVDGRALARNGSVTLDDDAFVASTCGSSTSPIGSGTTPVVTPTPAPSATPAPSLTPPGGSGGSGGGGTTGGTTGGTTGGSKPTTTPATGVPSPTMPPGDVPPPGGHLPRTGGDGARLVIELALGAAALAAGAVAVIAVRTRRRRR; this is encoded by the coding sequence ATGCACCAGTCGCGCCACGCCTGCACGTCCTCATCCCGTCGGTCGCGATCCGGGGCCCTCGCCGTCGCCTCGCTCGCCGTCGCCGTCGCCGCCGTCGCCGCCGGCGGCCTCGGCGCCGCCCTCCTGGCACCGGCCAGCGCGTTCGCCGCCACGGCCACCGTCGGCCTCGGCACCGCCGCGTCCTACTCGGTGCTCGCCGGCCAGGGCGTCACCAGCACCGGCCCCACCACCCTCGCGGCGGATCTCGGCACGAGCCCGTCCGCGGCCGTCACCGGCTTCCCGCCCGGCGTCGTCGGCGGCGCCACCCACGCGGCCGACGCCGCGGCCGGCCAGGCCCAGTCCGACCTCACCACGGCGTACGACGACGCGGCCGGCCGCCCCACCACCGCCGCCGTCCCCGCCGACCTGGTCGGCGCGACCCTCACGCCGGGCGTCTACACGGCAGGCGGCCCGCTCGGCCTCACCGGCACGGTCACGCTCGACGCGCAGGGCGACCCGGCCGCGGTCTTCGTCATCCAGGCCCCGTCCACGCTCACCACCGGCTCGAGCAGCCGGGTGGCGCTCGTGGACGGCGCCCAGGCCTGCAACGTGTTCTGGCAGGTCTCGAGCTCCGCCAGCCTCGGCACGAACTCGGGCTTCGCCGGGTCGATCCTCGCGCTCACCTCCATCTCCGTCGGCACCGGCGCCACGGTCGACGGCCGCGCGCTCGCCCGCAACGGATCCGTCACCCTCGACGACGACGCGTTCGTCGCCTCCACGTGCGGCAGCAGCACGTCGCCCATCGGCTCGGGCACCACGCCCGTGGTCACGCCCACCCCGGCGCCCTCGGCCACGCCGGCCCCGTCGCTCACCCCGCCCGGCGGATCCGGCGGCAGCGGTGGCGGAGGCACGACGGGTGGCACGACCGGCGGCACGACCGGCGGATCCAAGCCCACCACCACGCCCGCCACCGGCGTGCCCTCGCCCACCATGCCGCCCGGCGACGTGCCGCCCCCGGGCGGCCACCTCCCCCGCACGGGCGGCGACGGAGCGCGCCTCGTCATCGAGCTCGCCCTCGGCGCGGCGGCCCTCGCGGCCGGCGCGGTCGCGGTCATCGCCGTCCGCACCCGCCGCCGACGCCGCTGA
- a CDS encoding antitoxin, protein MADLADKAKGLIDSDKGEQATDGAIDKGQDAASNATGGKSDGAAEKAGDVADRKLGQ, encoded by the coding sequence ATGGCAGACCTCGCAGACAAGGCCAAGGGACTCATCGACAGCGACAAGGGCGAGCAGGCGACGGACGGGGCCATCGACAAGGGCCAGGACGCCGCCAGCAACGCGACCGGCGGCAAGTCCGACGGCGCCGCGGAGAAGGCCGGCGACGTCGCCGACCGGAAGCTCGGCCAGTAG
- a CDS encoding glycosyltransferase family A protein, with translation MTSGRSRRWSGEWGAGRAPDAPAIDVLIPSAGRTAELAVTLSGLAGQDDPPFRVVVSDQSDGFRADAEPSVQGMVRVLRAQGREVEVVSHLPRRGIAEHRASLLARATADAVLFLDDDVWLEPGMLRRMHDALETLDIGFVGAAVQGLSYLEDRRAHEATAFTPWGDDVEPERIRRGTPGFDRWPLHNAANLAHIAADLDLEVDTWLAYRIAWVGGCVLYRRRALVETGGFDFWERLPERHSGEDVAAQWRVMERFGGAGIVPSGAVHLEAPTTIPVREVDAFDVVFAEDPPDPQEAPLGDAPPEESTRSVDAATRRADRS, from the coding sequence GTGACCTCGGGCCGGAGCCGCCGCTGGTCCGGCGAGTGGGGCGCGGGCCGGGCGCCGGACGCGCCCGCGATCGACGTGCTGATCCCGAGCGCCGGCCGCACGGCCGAGCTCGCGGTGACCCTCTCGGGCCTCGCCGGGCAGGACGACCCGCCGTTCCGCGTCGTCGTGAGCGACCAGTCCGACGGCTTCCGCGCCGACGCCGAGCCGAGCGTGCAAGGCATGGTGCGCGTGCTCCGGGCGCAGGGCCGCGAGGTCGAGGTGGTCTCGCACCTGCCGCGCCGCGGGATCGCCGAGCACCGGGCGTCGCTCCTCGCGCGCGCCACCGCCGACGCCGTGCTCTTCCTCGACGACGACGTGTGGCTCGAGCCCGGCATGCTGCGCCGGATGCACGACGCCCTCGAGACCCTCGACATCGGCTTCGTCGGCGCCGCCGTGCAGGGCCTCAGCTACCTCGAGGACCGCCGCGCCCACGAGGCCACGGCCTTCACGCCGTGGGGCGACGACGTCGAACCGGAGCGCATCCGCCGCGGCACGCCGGGCTTCGACCGCTGGCCGCTGCACAACGCCGCGAACCTCGCGCACATCGCCGCCGACCTCGACCTCGAGGTCGACACCTGGCTCGCCTACCGGATCGCGTGGGTCGGCGGCTGCGTGCTCTACCGCCGCCGCGCGCTCGTGGAGACGGGCGGCTTCGACTTCTGGGAGCGCCTGCCCGAGCGCCACTCGGGCGAGGACGTCGCCGCGCAGTGGCGCGTGATGGAGCGCTTCGGCGGCGCGGGCATCGTGCCGAGCGGCGCCGTGCACCTCGAGGCGCCGACCACGATCCCGGTCCGCGAGGTCGACGCGTTCGACGTGGTGTTCGCCGAGGATCCGCCGGATCCCCAGGAAGCACCCCTAGGCGACGCGCCGCCGGAGGAGTCGACTCGATCCGTGGACGCCGCGACCCGTCGCGCCGACCGCTCCTGA
- a CDS encoding histidine phosphatase family protein, with translation MQTPPAAPARLLLTRHAQTPWNREYRYNSRTDVDVGDDAAEQLAPLAARLRGEGVERILVSTLARARSTARILQEQGVAPGVVPEPRAELVELDFGGFEGITRDELRGPVHGAAFAAWLTGEDGEPAAPGGGETWAAAAVRARAVLDDVAADPRTTLVVAHGYLLRVLYLTALRRSPALTRSLVWANGQLIELERDGSGWREAGPATR, from the coding sequence ATGCAGACACCCCCGGCCGCGCCCGCGCGCCTGCTCCTCACCCGGCACGCGCAGACGCCCTGGAACCGGGAGTACCGCTACAACTCGCGCACCGACGTGGACGTCGGCGACGACGCGGCGGAGCAGCTGGCGCCGCTCGCGGCCCGGCTGCGCGGCGAGGGCGTGGAGCGGATCCTCGTGAGCACGCTCGCGCGCGCCCGCAGCACCGCGCGGATCCTGCAGGAGCAGGGCGTGGCGCCGGGCGTGGTGCCCGAGCCGCGCGCCGAGCTGGTGGAGCTCGACTTCGGCGGCTTCGAGGGGATCACGCGCGACGAGCTGCGCGGGCCGGTGCACGGCGCGGCGTTCGCGGCTTGGCTCACGGGCGAGGACGGCGAGCCCGCGGCCCCCGGCGGCGGCGAGACGTGGGCCGCGGCGGCCGTGCGGGCGCGGGCGGTGCTCGACGACGTGGCGGCGGATCCGCGCACCACCCTCGTGGTCGCCCACGGCTACCTGCTCCGCGTGCTCTACCTCACCGCGCTCCGGCGCTCGCCGGCGCTCACGCGCTCGCTCGTGTGGGCGAACGGGCAGCTCATCGAGCTGGAGCGCGACGGATCCGGGTGGCGCGAGGCCGGGCCCGCGACGCGCTAG
- a CDS encoding DUF2087 domain-containing protein, with translation MDHIDPRRIAAVLADTEMRAAYARVVLGCSLDDALAHLSPARRRKAQAALTGSGLVLVAEDGGATAPDAVFRAILAQQPATPPAQGVERFLRDGRIAQWPAGPTDLDALLRHVVAQVLDTHEVLDEKALTARLLRLTDDHALLRRHLVDAGLVLRTRSGSEYARAEAGAETADATDPAGATA, from the coding sequence ATGGACCACATCGACCCGCGCCGCATCGCGGCGGTGCTCGCCGACACGGAGATGCGGGCCGCGTACGCGCGCGTCGTGCTGGGATGCTCCCTCGACGACGCCCTCGCGCACCTCTCCCCCGCCCGACGGCGGAAGGCGCAGGCGGCGCTCACCGGATCCGGCCTCGTGCTGGTGGCGGAGGACGGCGGCGCGACCGCACCCGACGCCGTGTTCCGCGCGATCCTCGCCCAGCAGCCCGCGACACCGCCCGCCCAGGGCGTCGAGCGCTTCCTCCGCGACGGCCGCATCGCGCAGTGGCCGGCCGGCCCGACGGACCTCGACGCCCTGCTGCGGCACGTGGTCGCCCAGGTGCTGGACACGCACGAGGTCCTCGACGAGAAGGCCCTCACCGCGCGCCTCCTCCGCCTCACCGACGACCACGCCCTGCTCCGCCGCCACCTCGTGGACGCCGGTCTGGTGCTGCGGACGCGCTCGGGATCCGAGTACGCGCGGGCGGAGGCGGGCGCGGAGACGGCTGACGCGACGGATCCGGCCGGCGCGACGGCCTAG
- a CDS encoding PP2C family protein-serine/threonine phosphatase, with protein MSMQEPVARQGGSDPAGGITVDARPGATGAAEEARLRAVHDLRLVGSRAEERFDRVTRIARELFDVPIAEINLVDDVEQFTKSPQPAGVSLLSDRSQSFCDVTIRSPELLVVPDATRDDRFSWRSTVTGPRHIRFYAGRPLMSGGQAVGTLCLVDTEPRELAPEQERLLDEMGAWVERELRDSADDELAGDVQRRLLPVDRPLWPDYELAGISLPARGVGGDFYAWGEDADGLHLTIADVMGKGAGAAILASAVRSGFLAHRGPDVARTVTAVQAQLQADLDATETFATFLHCRIDGSTGRFAYADGGHGLTVVLRADGTHEVLPALGLPLGVVPDATWAPVSGELRPGDRLLAFTDGALDLFDGSLDSVAPLVELVRTAGDAAETVRRIADAVAGTRVGDDVSAVCVRNASAG; from the coding sequence ATGTCCATGCAGGAACCCGTCGCACGCCAGGGCGGCTCGGATCCCGCGGGCGGGATCACCGTCGACGCCCGCCCGGGCGCGACCGGCGCCGCCGAGGAGGCGCGGCTGCGCGCCGTGCACGACCTGCGGCTCGTCGGATCCCGCGCGGAGGAGCGCTTCGACCGCGTCACCCGCATCGCACGCGAGCTGTTCGACGTGCCGATCGCCGAGATCAACCTCGTGGACGACGTCGAGCAGTTCACGAAGTCGCCGCAGCCCGCGGGCGTCTCGCTGCTGTCCGACCGCTCCCAGTCCTTCTGCGACGTGACCATCCGCTCGCCCGAGCTCCTCGTGGTGCCCGACGCCACCCGCGACGACCGCTTCTCGTGGCGCAGCACCGTCACCGGTCCGCGCCACATCCGCTTCTACGCGGGACGCCCGCTGATGTCGGGCGGCCAGGCCGTCGGCACGCTCTGCCTCGTCGACACCGAGCCGCGCGAGCTCGCGCCCGAGCAGGAGCGCCTGCTCGACGAGATGGGCGCGTGGGTCGAGCGCGAGCTCCGCGACAGCGCCGACGACGAGCTGGCGGGCGATGTCCAGCGGCGGCTCCTGCCCGTCGACCGGCCGCTCTGGCCCGACTACGAGCTCGCGGGGATCAGCCTCCCGGCGCGCGGCGTGGGCGGCGACTTCTACGCGTGGGGCGAGGACGCCGACGGCCTGCACCTGACCATCGCCGACGTGATGGGCAAGGGCGCCGGCGCCGCGATCCTCGCCTCGGCCGTCCGCTCCGGCTTCCTCGCGCACCGCGGCCCGGACGTCGCGCGCACCGTGACGGCGGTGCAGGCGCAGCTCCAGGCCGACCTCGACGCCACCGAGACGTTCGCGACGTTCCTGCACTGCCGCATCGACGGATCCACCGGCCGCTTCGCGTACGCCGACGGCGGCCACGGCCTCACCGTGGTGCTGCGCGCGGACGGCACGCACGAGGTGCTGCCGGCGCTCGGCCTGCCGCTCGGCGTGGTGCCGGACGCGACCTGGGCGCCCGTCTCCGGCGAGCTGCGGCCGGGCGACCGCCTCCTCGCGTTCACCGACGGCGCGCTCGACCTCTTCGACGGATCCCTCGACTCGGTCGCCCCGCTCGTGGAGCTCGTGCGCACGGCCGGGGACGCGGCCGAGACGGTGCGGCGCATCGCCGACGCGGTGGCCGGCACGCGGGTCGGGGACGACGTCTCCGCGGTGTGCGTGCGGAACGCGTCGGCCGGCTGA
- a CDS encoding DUF2795 domain-containing protein has product MAINPIELQKHLSGLDYPASKDAIVKKAEESGADSDALDALKKIEDKEYDAPTAINSAVSDAS; this is encoded by the coding sequence ATGGCCATCAACCCCATCGAGCTCCAGAAGCACCTCAGCGGCCTCGACTACCCCGCGTCCAAGGACGCGATCGTGAAGAAGGCGGAGGAGTCGGGCGCCGACTCCGACGCGCTCGACGCGCTGAAGAAGATCGAGGACAAGGAGTACGACGCCCCCACGGCGATCAACTCCGCGGTCTCCGACGCGAGCTGA
- a CDS encoding GNAT family N-acetyltransferase → MTLLADEIPARDELLDLYGSVGWSVYAADPERLVRALAGSSLIITARDDDGRLVGLVRTVGDGATISYVQDLLVRPDRQRAGIGRALLERVRARSAAGVLLVLTTDAGGTEDGDRSHPFYRALGFAPHAEEGLAAFSLRV, encoded by the coding sequence GTGACCCTCCTCGCCGACGAGATCCCCGCCCGCGACGAGCTGCTCGACCTCTACGGATCCGTCGGCTGGAGCGTCTACGCGGCCGACCCGGAGCGGCTCGTGCGGGCGCTCGCCGGATCCTCCCTCATCATCACCGCGCGCGACGACGACGGGCGGCTCGTCGGCCTCGTGCGCACCGTGGGCGACGGCGCGACCATCTCCTACGTGCAGGACCTCCTCGTGCGCCCCGACCGGCAGCGGGCCGGCATCGGCCGCGCCCTCCTCGAGCGCGTCCGCGCGCGCTCGGCCGCGGGCGTCCTCCTCGTGCTCACCACGGACGCGGGCGGCACCGAGGACGGCGACCGCTCGCACCCCTTCTACCGCGCGCTCGGCTTCGCGCCGCACGCCGAGGAGGGGCTGGCGGCGTTCTCGCTGCGGGTGTGA
- a CDS encoding PP2C family protein-serine/threonine phosphatase, whose translation MSANARLPRLARTPHPAVPAWLERITWVPESAARAGGGPAGPTPILKQLPMLVLFALAVLASVTVPSLAITAPRSLLVAALILLAATGLAVAVSMRPSLRRFADTVPALDFLAVGMLRIATGENASIFGSLVILPVIWFSLNPGRWNVLVAFVGVYVTLGLPLLLELGEQNANELWRGFFSALAFAVAALVVNELSRLTRLSLEASRARERVSEDELNRASVVQQALLPKTSAPLPGYQVAGACLPSKAVGGDFFDWYPVREGLAFTLGDVMGKGVGAGIIAATARAVVRSAKNVPDPVAAIERTADCFTAELSEAASFATVFHARVRVEDHTVLYADAGHGLSALVRADGTHERLESTDLPVGVPGGDGWAAHEVALGPGDLIVTFSDGVLDLYDGTLRAVDRVAELARTAASAEDLVGRITALAEGQANPDDVTVLVLRREA comes from the coding sequence ATGAGCGCGAACGCGCGGCTGCCCCGGCTCGCCCGGACGCCGCATCCCGCCGTGCCCGCCTGGCTCGAGCGCATCACGTGGGTGCCGGAGTCCGCGGCCCGCGCGGGAGGCGGACCGGCCGGTCCCACCCCGATCCTCAAGCAGCTCCCGATGCTGGTGCTGTTCGCGCTCGCCGTGCTCGCGAGCGTCACGGTGCCGTCGCTCGCCATCACGGCGCCGCGCTCCCTGCTCGTGGCGGCCCTGATCCTCCTGGCCGCCACCGGCCTGGCGGTCGCCGTCTCGATGCGCCCGTCCCTCCGGCGCTTCGCCGACACGGTGCCCGCGCTCGACTTCCTGGCCGTCGGCATGCTCCGCATCGCGACGGGCGAGAACGCATCCATCTTCGGATCCCTCGTGATCCTCCCCGTGATCTGGTTCAGCCTGAACCCCGGCCGCTGGAACGTGCTCGTCGCGTTCGTGGGCGTCTACGTGACCCTCGGCCTGCCGCTGCTCCTCGAGCTCGGCGAGCAGAACGCGAACGAGCTGTGGCGCGGGTTCTTCAGCGCGCTGGCCTTCGCGGTCGCGGCGCTCGTGGTCAACGAGCTGTCGCGGCTCACGCGCCTCAGCCTCGAGGCGTCGCGCGCGCGGGAGCGGGTGAGCGAGGACGAGCTGAACCGCGCCTCCGTGGTGCAGCAGGCGCTCCTGCCGAAGACGTCCGCACCGCTGCCGGGCTATCAGGTCGCGGGCGCGTGCCTGCCCTCCAAGGCCGTCGGCGGCGACTTCTTCGACTGGTACCCGGTGCGCGAGGGCCTCGCCTTCACGCTCGGCGACGTCATGGGCAAGGGCGTCGGCGCGGGGATCATCGCGGCCACCGCCCGCGCGGTCGTCCGCAGCGCCAAGAACGTGCCGGATCCCGTGGCCGCCATCGAGCGCACCGCCGACTGCTTCACCGCGGAGCTCAGCGAGGCCGCGTCGTTCGCGACCGTGTTCCACGCGCGCGTGCGGGTCGAGGACCACACGGTCCTCTACGCGGACGCGGGCCACGGCCTCTCCGCGCTGGTGCGCGCCGACGGCACCCACGAGCGGCTCGAGTCCACGGACCTCCCCGTCGGCGTCCCGGGCGGCGACGGCTGGGCCGCGCACGAGGTGGCGCTCGGGCCGGGCGACCTCATCGTCACCTTCAGCGACGGCGTGCTCGACCTGTACGACGGGACGCTCCGCGCGGTCGACCGGGTGGCCGAGCTGGCGCGCACGGCGGCGTCGGCCGAGGACCTGGTGGGGCGGATCACCGCGCTCGCCGAGGGCCAGGCCAACCCCGACGACGTGACCGTGCTCGTGCTCCGCCGCGAGGCCTGA
- the rfaE2 gene encoding D-glycero-beta-D-manno-heptose 1-phosphate adenylyltransferase, with protein MTSELRGIIGLLAERRPTVTVIGDVILDEWWRGHSDRMTREAPAPVVDVTERIQSLGGAANTAVNLASLGGTVRMVGLVGQDAAGDRVRDLLVAAGVDVTGLVHSPRLRTTTKTRIVGDDQVIVRVDDVHRGSVHRDDARALARAALEATAGVDAEIVSDYGTGTLHGVVLESLAARSSRPGLTVVDAHDPAMWAPLRPDLITPNAGEAGRLVDRALGRDEDRAAVIAGLADAVLAASGSATAVVTLDRDGTVVLGAGEPYRTRAHPVPEKQASGAGDTFVAALTLARAVGLPLQVSADFAQAAADVVVRLPGTSVCSAATLADHLGETRSRTVSQGELVELVAAERAAGRRIVFTNGCFDVLHRGHTTYLRQAKRLGDVLVVALNSDDSVRRLKGSDRPVNTAEDRAGVLAELSCVDVITVFDTDTPIPLIEAVQPDVYAKGGDYTPEMLDETAVVRAYGGEVSILGYVPSQSTSSMVDRIRASAPEPGFTRPTGTATSAPVSGPEADAPASASETDPEPAPGAPR; from the coding sequence ATGACGAGCGAGCTGCGCGGGATCATCGGCCTCCTCGCGGAGCGCCGGCCCACCGTCACGGTCATCGGCGACGTCATCCTCGACGAGTGGTGGCGCGGCCACAGCGACCGGATGACCCGCGAGGCGCCGGCGCCCGTCGTCGACGTGACCGAGCGGATCCAGTCGCTCGGCGGCGCCGCGAACACGGCCGTGAACCTCGCGAGCCTCGGCGGCACCGTGCGGATGGTCGGCCTCGTCGGCCAGGACGCCGCGGGCGACCGCGTGCGCGACCTGCTCGTGGCCGCGGGCGTCGACGTCACCGGCCTCGTGCACTCGCCGCGCCTGCGCACCACCACCAAGACGCGCATCGTGGGCGACGACCAGGTGATCGTGCGGGTCGACGACGTGCACCGCGGATCCGTGCACCGCGACGACGCGCGCGCCCTCGCCCGCGCCGCGCTCGAGGCGACGGCGGGCGTCGACGCCGAGATCGTGTCCGACTACGGCACCGGCACGCTGCACGGCGTGGTGCTCGAGTCGCTCGCCGCCCGGTCGAGCCGCCCCGGACTGACCGTCGTGGACGCGCACGACCCCGCCATGTGGGCGCCGCTCCGCCCCGACCTCATCACGCCGAACGCGGGCGAGGCCGGCCGCCTCGTCGACCGTGCGCTCGGCCGCGACGAGGACCGCGCCGCCGTCATCGCGGGGCTCGCCGACGCCGTGCTCGCCGCATCCGGATCCGCGACCGCCGTCGTCACCCTCGACCGCGACGGCACCGTGGTGCTCGGCGCGGGCGAGCCGTACCGCACGCGCGCGCACCCGGTGCCCGAGAAGCAGGCGTCCGGCGCGGGTGACACCTTCGTCGCCGCCCTCACGCTCGCGCGCGCCGTCGGCCTCCCGCTCCAGGTGAGCGCCGACTTCGCGCAGGCCGCGGCCGACGTGGTCGTGCGCCTCCCCGGCACCTCCGTGTGCTCCGCCGCGACCCTCGCCGACCACCTCGGCGAGACGCGCTCGCGCACCGTCAGCCAGGGCGAGCTCGTCGAGCTCGTGGCCGCCGAGCGCGCCGCGGGCCGCCGGATCGTCTTCACCAACGGCTGCTTCGACGTGCTGCACCGCGGCCACACCACCTACCTCCGCCAGGCCAAGCGCCTCGGCGACGTGCTCGTGGTGGCGCTCAACAGCGACGACTCCGTGCGGCGGCTGAAGGGATCCGACCGGCCGGTGAACACCGCGGAGGACCGCGCGGGCGTGCTCGCCGAGCTGTCCTGCGTCGACGTGATCACCGTGTTCGACACCGACACCCCCATCCCGCTCATCGAGGCGGTGCAGCCCGACGTGTACGCGAAGGGCGGCGACTACACGCCCGAGATGCTCGACGAGACCGCGGTGGTGCGCGCGTACGGCGGCGAGGTGTCGATCCTCGGCTACGTGCCGTCGCAGTCGACGAGCTCGATGGTGGACCGGATCCGCGCCTCCGCTCCCGAGCCCGGCTTCACCCGTCCCACGGGCACGGCGACGTCCGCGCCCGTCTCCGGCCCCGAGGCCGACGCCCCCGCGTCCGCGTCCGAGACGGATCCGGAGCCCGCGCCGGGAGCACCCCGGTGA
- a CDS encoding STAS domain-containing protein, producing the protein MALTTATARREDDVTVVTATGNLNMAAAADLRQAIHDALEGGPPRIVVDLAAVDFIDSSGLGVLIAGLREARDAGGDLRIAAPGPQVAMVLQLSNLDRVLVSTPTAEAAYRD; encoded by the coding sequence ATGGCGCTCACGACCGCCACCGCACGACGCGAGGACGACGTGACCGTCGTCACCGCGACGGGCAATCTCAACATGGCCGCGGCCGCCGACCTGCGGCAGGCCATCCACGACGCGCTGGAGGGCGGCCCGCCGCGCATCGTCGTCGACCTCGCGGCCGTCGACTTCATCGACTCCTCCGGCCTCGGCGTCCTCATCGCCGGCCTCCGCGAGGCGCGCGACGCCGGCGGCGACCTCCGCATCGCGGCTCCCGGACCGCAGGTGGCGATGGTGCTGCAGCTGTCCAACCTCGACCGCGTGCTGGTGTCCACGCCGACGGCCGAGGCGGCCTACCGTGACTGA